Part of the Phocoena phocoena chromosome 8, mPhoPho1.1, whole genome shotgun sequence genome, aaaaatatccatGGTTCTTATGCACAAAATTCCACCGTTGACCTACGAGTAtcacccctgcctccccaggagcagCCTTAAGATAAAGGTGGTGGTTTTCCTTTGCGAGCTGAGGAAACATCGCCGTCTTTATGGTCTTGGGAACTGCcggccaccccctcccctgcagcctcTGCCTGGCCGGCCGCTGGGAGTAGGGGCCGCTCACTCGTGCCTCCGCTTGGAGGGCGGGATCAGGTGCGGAGGCAGGTCGGCGGGCAGCTCGTGACCCTCTAGCTTGACTTTGATGAGGTGGTTGGCCAGGGCGAACTCCTCGTCGTCCAGCAGCCCGTCCCGATCCACGTCGGCCAGCTTCCAGATCTTCCCCAGCACCGTGTTGGGAAGCTTGGACTTCACCATCTCCTTCTTGGCGTTGGCGCCTGTGATCTTGCCATTGACGGGCGACAGTGTGTAGAAGATCTCGTCGTAGGTGGGCTTGTCCTTGCCCACCACCCACTCGACGTCGTCGATGCCCTCGCCGGCCCCCTCGCCGTAGCCGTGCCCGAAGGGCCCGTTCATGGTGCCGTCGAAAGCACCGCCCTTCACGACCTGGGCAGGCATCAGGGACTCCTCCTGGCGTACAATCACCATCAGCCGGGCGATGTCGTTGGCCAGCATGTCGTCCACCGTGTCCAGCAGCTTGGGCTTCAGGGCCTGGAACTTGCTGAAGTCCTGGGTCTGCaggagctcctgtggtgggagtggaggaaggacagggtTGGGTCGGCCCCTCCCGGGCTCCGGCACGGAGGGTGCAGCAAGAGTTCCCGAGCAGAAAGATCTGGCTCCGCGTCACGGCCCCAACCACTTAACATCTTGGCTCCCCCTTCTCTAAGTCGGAGGTAAAAATAGTCCCCTCCGTGCAGGACTGTGGTGAGGATTAActgggaggaggctggggtgCCTGGcgcagccccgccctccccctccccctccgggTGAGTCACCACATTCCCCTGTGAGGTGTCACGGACTGGGTCAACTTCTCCGATGATCGGGGTGGGGCGCCGGTGATTAATCGGGCCGCTTTCACGTTGGGAGGCCCCGCCCCATGGAGCCGGGGTTCCCTCCAGAACCACCGCCCCAGTGCCCCAGCCGTACCCACTCCCATCCGAGGGGCAGCCGTACCTGCATCTTGCGGAGGCTGGGGAAGTCGCCGGGGGAGATCTGATGCTCCCGCTCAACCTTCTGGTAGATCTCGCCCAGGTTGTTCACCAGCTCTTTCTTTTTGCTCTCTTTACCGAAGACATTGGGCATCTCCTTCTTGAGGGAGCTGATGATGTAGGCGTGGACCTGTGAAGACAGAGAAGGGGTGGGTGTCGGGTGCTTCCTGGACACCTTGTTGGGAGCGTGGCCTGCACCTGTGCCGCCCTGCAAAGCTGGACTGTAACCCGGGACAGCTAAGCACAGCCGCAGCCCAAAGCCCGTGTTCTTACCATTTCTCGGCACGCACAGCCCTCCCCGATGGCTCCTCTGCACATCAGAGACACCGAGCGCATTCCTACCAAGCCGGGCAGAGCCGTGCCATCCTGCTTATACAAGTCTGTGGATGCGGGTGCCATGAACTCCAACACGGCCTGAGTTAAGCCCCACTTTATCATCTTGACAGCCTCGGGGATGACTAAGGGTTAGGAAAATCCCACAAGGCTTTCCCCAGATGTTTCAGGCTTTACGCAGTACCTTGGGTAGACATCTGCCAATGAAGGGTGGcacatccttcccttccccacagcGGGCCAGTAACTCTGGCAACCTGGCAAAGGCACAGCCCTCAAATCCCTCTGCCTTGCCAAGCAACGTCCTGCCGAGGAGGGCTGCAGCCAGCCAGCCTCACACCCCCTTCTCCCAGACTGCCAGctccaccccccaaaaaacctcTCCGCTGGCCTGACCTTGTCTGCCGTGGGCTGCGACCTGGCTGAGAACTGCCCCAGGGAAGCAGGCTGGTCACAGAGTCACAGTCACAGCTCTGCCCATCACAGGCCAGCAGAGAGAGCGACTCAGtccaggaaaaggaaacagtCTCAAAACAGCAGGTGCAGGACAAGATTGGAGAGGCTGGGGCTTTCCAGGCAGGGTGACTCAATGTGCCCAAGGGCCACGCGATTATACACCATCTCTGTAAATGAGCAGGCAGGGCCTGAAATCGGCCCTTTGTTCCGTCCTGGAGGGAGGCTGAGCGATGAGAGCACTGGAAGCCCTGccgggagaggggctggaggggaaggaggggagctgtGCTGCCCTGAGGCTGAGCAGAGGCTGGACTGGAAAACAGGAGGCCAGTCTCTCCTCCACTCACCACCTCTTCCCCTTCAGCTCAGGACATCGCTTGGCCCTTCGAGGCCAGGAGCCAGGTATGTGGATTTTCTCATGGGCTCCTTTCTCAGAACCAGTTCCACTCATCAGGAAGCTTCCAGAAGTGAGATATCTACAGAAACGTGCAGCCCTGTGCCCTCCAGAGCAGGGTGCGGGCATCTTTACTTTGCACACAGGTCACCAGGGGACTGTGTCCAAATGCAGATTATGGTCCAGTAGGGCAGAGGTGGGGCCTCAGAACCTATGCTTCTAGTGAGTTCCAACCTGCTGGTCCTGGAGCACTTTGGGTAACCACAGAGGAGACACAGCCGGGGGTGAAGGATGCAGGGTCACTTCTTGTTATTCAGGCCAGGGGGCACCCAAAGCCACCTGACTCCAGCCCTCAAGACAGTGTAGGGTGCCCTGGGCCACTGTGTTTGGCCCATGGCAGAGTGCCAGAGCCTCTGGGCTACACAGAAGGGAGCCTCACAATGCAGTACTATTCAAAATCGTGTCCTAAGGGGACGTGCTCTGCTCCTCAGTGTTTGAAGGGCCCACCGGCGGCATtacccttccttccccagccccagcccccccGGGGTCCCGCTGAAGTGCTCGGCCAGGCACCGAGACTCCAAACTCCTGAGCAATTCAGATGCTGTCCACAGGTGCCAGCAGGCCCTGTGCTTCCATGGAAGAGTAGGGATGGTTTGCAAGGCCTCTGGGCCAGAGGCCATCAGCGCTCTCCCTGGGCCCGCAGGTTTGCGCCCCATCTCTCCACTAACTACCTCCTGTCTCGGCCTAAGCATCGTCTCCCGCCCGAGGCCCCCCAGGCTAGCCCACCCTCCCAGGACAGCTCATCCCAGGCCGATCCCGAGACAATACAAATAAATcgtactttctttttctttatgtgttcTGCTTTCCCCTGTACGGCTGACAAGTGCTAGGAGGGTGGGGACCTGTCAGTCCCCACTgcgtccccagcacccagcacatgcTGCGTGCACTCCAGTGCTCGGCAGACCTGGGGGGAAACGGATGAGCCCTCGAGCAGCATCCCCCCCACTCTCCACCCCCCAGGCTGCCCCCGGCACAGGGGTACCTTCTTATCTGACGCTTATATGTGCTAAAAAGAATCTCAGGAAAAGGCTGCTCCCACCGGGGCACAAGAGGACGGGTTCAGACAAGGCGTGGCACGGTGCAGCCATGGGTCTGCAGGGCTGGGTCTTGGGCATCCAATCCCGGGGCCCCGAGTGGCCATCCCAGAGCCCCCTGGGGCTGCGTTCCCAGCCTGGGTTTACCTTGGCCAGCCGCGCCCGCTTGATCAGGTCATTGAGCTTCCTGAGGGCGGCGTTGCGGGGCAGAGACTGGATGTCTTTGAAGAGGTCCTGCTCCTCGGCCTCGAAGAGCTTGCGGTTGTCGGGGATGAGGAGCGGGTGGGACCAGAAGGAGCCGATGTACACCCTGACCACCTCGGGGGTGTTGATGATCTTCCCCAGGGACCACATGAGGGCCCCGTAGACCCGCATCAGCTGCTGGGTCTCGATCTGGTCGGCCTTGTTCAGCACCACGCGGATCTTGTCCTCGTGGTTCTTGAGCGCCTTGATGACTTCCGAGAACTCGTCGGAGATGTCCAGCTTGTGGGCATCAAAGAGCAGGATGATGCGGTCCACCCGCTCAGCGAACCACTCGAGAACGGCCGCAAAGTCGTAACCTGCGGGAAGAGAAGGGCGAGTTGGGGGCGCCAGGGGCCAGGTGGTCCGATGGCTCCCGTGCCTGACTTGGCCTGGTACTTCTCAGCCTGGGGTCATTTAAATTTCCAGAATGTACTTCTGTGGACAGCCCAGTGCCCTGAGGGCAGGTTCATCAGGCCTCCCCTACTTCCGTACCCACCGTGGTGACACCCTCACCCACACAGCACCTGGCACGAAGAGGCACTTAACGAATAAATAATGCAAGGGAAGTCACAAAGTCCACGCTCTAAAGTGGGTCGAACTACGGCAAGAGTGAGGAGGAGACCCCAGCAGCACAGCTCAACACCGGGCGGGAAGAACAGATTTGGGGGCTGTTGGCTGGGTGCCCCTGCACAGCAGCGACAGTTAACAGCAGTAAGACGACCTACAACTGCTGCTTGTCCGGTGCTATGTGctgggctccctgttctgcagGACTCTCATTCATTCCCTACAAGTTACAGCTCGGGGGCCAGATCTGGCTCACTACCTGTTTTCAGAAATAAagctttactggaacacagccggCTCATCTGTACTCTCTGGCTGCTTCTGAGCTACAAGAGCAGAGCTCAGTTGTGGCAGAGACCATGAGGCCCCCAAAGCCGAAAATTTAACACTCTGACCCTTAGAGAAAacgtttgctgacccctgctctacagGCCTATTAAGTACTGCAAACCACCTCCCCTTTCTAGGTCTTAAACGCTTCTCTAAAATGAAGCGACTGGACTAAGCTCCAGCTCCCAACTCTATTCTGTGCTGTTTCCTGCCAACAATTAAGGCCGTTGGTGAACTGGCCGTCTGCAGCAGGACTGCTGACAGAACTGTCTAGTTTTAGCTCGATTCACGGCCCCCCAGCTTAAAACTGCATAtcccagcctctctgcagcagaaatgaagaagcaaagaaaaggtgCACCAGCCCTTtgtcctcttctcccttcccaagGACTGGAATGCAGGTGTGAGGGCAGGAGCTGGAATAACCACCCTGGGTTCAGGATGGCCTTG contains:
- the EHD1 gene encoding EH domain-containing protein 1 isoform X1 codes for the protein MEQPGTAASPASGSMFSWVSKDARRKKEPELFQTVAEGLRQLYAQKLLPLEEHYRFHEFHSPALEDADFDNKPMVLLVGQYSTGKTTFIRHLIEQDFPGMRIGPEPTTDSFIAVMHGPTEGVVPGNALVVDPRRPFRKLNAFGNAFLNRFMCAQLPNPVLDSISIIDTPGILSGEKQRISRGYDFAAVLEWFAERVDRIILLFDAHKLDISDEFSEVIKALKNHEDKIRVVLNKADQIETQQLMRVYGALMWSLGKIINTPEVVRVYIGSFWSHPLLIPDNRKLFEAEEQDLFKDIQSLPRNAALRKLNDLIKRARLAKVHAYIISSLKKEMPNVFGKESKKKELVNNLGEIYQKVEREHQISPGDFPSLRKMQELLQTQDFSKFQALKPKLLDTVDDMLANDIARLMVIVRQEESLMPAQVVKGGAFDGTMNGPFGHGYGEGAGEGIDDVEWVVGKDKPTYDEIFYTLSPVNGKITGANAKKEMVKSKLPNTVLGKIWKLADVDRDGLLDDEEFALANHLIKVKLEGHELPADLPPHLIPPSKRRHE
- the EHD1 gene encoding EH domain-containing protein 1 isoform X2; the protein is MFSWVSKDARRKKEPELFQTVAEGLRQLYAQKLLPLEEHYRFHEFHSPALEDADFDNKPMVLLVGQYSTGKTTFIRHLIEQDFPGMRIGPEPTTDSFIAVMHGPTEGVVPGNALVVDPRRPFRKLNAFGNAFLNRFMCAQLPNPVLDSISIIDTPGILSGEKQRISRGYDFAAVLEWFAERVDRIILLFDAHKLDISDEFSEVIKALKNHEDKIRVVLNKADQIETQQLMRVYGALMWSLGKIINTPEVVRVYIGSFWSHPLLIPDNRKLFEAEEQDLFKDIQSLPRNAALRKLNDLIKRARLAKVHAYIISSLKKEMPNVFGKESKKKELVNNLGEIYQKVEREHQISPGDFPSLRKMQELLQTQDFSKFQALKPKLLDTVDDMLANDIARLMVIVRQEESLMPAQVVKGGAFDGTMNGPFGHGYGEGAGEGIDDVEWVVGKDKPTYDEIFYTLSPVNGKITGANAKKEMVKSKLPNTVLGKIWKLADVDRDGLLDDEEFALANHLIKVKLEGHELPADLPPHLIPPSKRRHE